A DNA window from Carnobacterium funditum DSM 5970 contains the following coding sequences:
- a CDS encoding IS30 family transposase, with translation MTYTHITMDELVMIEAYYHQGIPVAKIAAYLNRTRTPINNVIRFFRAGHTAFEYYLRYKKNKKQCGREKVVLPEEQHLYIKEKVAEGWTPDVIIGRKEMTIDCSVRTLYRQFKEKTFDEATLPMKGKRKPNGHQERRGRQAYKRNISERIIDYPTFKEEFGPIEGDTIVGVRHKSAVITLVEILSKAIITLKPKGRKACDIESAMNQWFQSIPKKLFKSITFDCGKEFSNWKSLCNQHDVAIYFADPGTPSQRALNENSNGLLRKDGLPKEMDFNEVDQAFVSSVAHKRNIIPRKSLNYQTPLEVFMSYMDEDILYSLI, from the coding sequence ATGACCTATACCCATATTACCATGGATGAACTAGTGATGATAGAAGCTTATTACCATCAAGGTATTCCAGTTGCTAAAATAGCTGCTTACTTGAATCGTACTCGAACACCGATTAATAATGTTATCAGGTTCTTCAGAGCAGGACATACAGCTTTCGAGTATTACCTACGGTATAAGAAAAACAAGAAGCAGTGTGGACGCGAAAAAGTTGTTTTACCAGAAGAACAACATCTTTATATCAAGGAAAAAGTAGCTGAAGGCTGGACGCCTGATGTCATTATTGGCCGTAAAGAAATGACAATAGACTGTTCCGTACGAACACTTTATAGACAATTTAAAGAAAAAACATTCGATGAAGCTACCCTTCCAATGAAAGGGAAAAGAAAGCCTAACGGACATCAAGAACGTAGAGGTAGACAAGCTTATAAACGAAATATCTCTGAAAGAATAATAGATTATCCAACATTTAAAGAAGAATTTGGTCCTATCGAAGGAGATACCATTGTAGGTGTCCGCCACAAAAGTGCGGTCATTACTCTAGTAGAGATTTTATCGAAAGCTATCATTACCTTAAAGCCCAAAGGGCGTAAAGCCTGCGACATTGAGAGTGCTATGAATCAATGGTTCCAATCCATACCAAAAAAATTATTCAAATCAATTACTTTTGATTGCGGTAAGGAGTTCTCCAACTGGAAATCTTTGTGCAACCAGCATGATGTCGCTATCTACTTCGCTGACCCTGGAACGCCTTCACAACGAGCTTTAAACGAGAATTCTAATGGGCTTCTTCGAAAAGATGGATTGCCAAAAGAAATGGATTTCAACGAAGTTGATCAGGCTTTCGTATCGTCTGTTGCACACAAACGGAATATAATTCCAAGAAAGTCATTAAATTACCAAACACCGCTGGAAGTTTTTATGAGTTACATGGATGAAGATATTTTGTATAGCTTAATTTGA
- a CDS encoding cation:proton antiporter produces the protein MILFHQLLLLLFVSVIVYTIDVKQKFFPVPVVLVLLGMGLSFLPIFSDFSVSRDILYEIFIPGLLFVSAYQFSARAMKKNASLILTLSTIGMFATVFLLGIGIFWITSFFEPFTWSVSFLLAAILVPTDPVSVVSILKNSTDNDEIANIVEGESLVNDGSSIVIFTILLSMVQSGDLFSPLQFLDSFAFVSIGGIAVGLVFGWIISQAIHITSHHEYQVMLSILIAYGGFAIAEFFNTSGVLATVVSGILLSFAFSKKEEKEEGFRKALGGFWNVINPTLLSILFLFIGIQAVPYIQFQNWTLWLPALIIFILSVLARFLVLGGILLAVPKWRKKFSHFFSILFLLSWSGIKGSMSVVLLLWTESTSVGQNTFLISVAFATILLSLIFQSIGIYPLSRMLKKIDNA, from the coding sequence ATGATATTATTTCATCAACTTTTATTACTCTTATTTGTAAGTGTTATTGTTTATACAATTGATGTAAAGCAAAAATTTTTCCCTGTACCGGTGGTGTTAGTTCTATTGGGGATGGGATTATCTTTCCTTCCCATTTTTTCTGACTTTTCTGTCTCACGAGACATTTTGTATGAAATATTTATACCCGGTCTTCTATTTGTATCTGCTTATCAATTTTCAGCACGCGCTATGAAAAAAAATGCTAGTCTCATCTTAACTTTAAGTACAATAGGAATGTTTGCAACAGTCTTTCTACTCGGGATAGGTATTTTTTGGATTACTTCGTTTTTTGAACCGTTTACATGGTCTGTTTCCTTTTTGCTTGCAGCTATACTCGTACCGACAGATCCCGTTTCTGTGGTCTCTATCTTAAAAAATAGTACCGACAATGACGAAATTGCCAATATTGTTGAGGGAGAATCATTGGTAAATGATGGATCAAGTATCGTTATTTTTACTATCCTTCTGTCCATGGTTCAATCTGGAGATCTTTTTTCTCCTCTTCAATTTTTAGACAGTTTTGCTTTTGTTTCTATCGGAGGGATAGCCGTTGGTCTTGTATTTGGTTGGATTATTAGCCAAGCGATTCATATTACTTCTCATCATGAATACCAAGTTATGTTAAGTATCTTAATCGCTTATGGAGGTTTTGCAATAGCAGAATTCTTTAATACTTCAGGGGTATTAGCCACAGTGGTCTCTGGAATCTTGCTTTCTTTTGCCTTTTCAAAAAAAGAAGAGAAAGAAGAAGGATTCCGGAAAGCCTTAGGCGGATTTTGGAACGTTATCAATCCTACCTTGCTCTCTATCCTATTCCTTTTTATTGGTATTCAAGCTGTTCCGTATATTCAATTTCAAAATTGGACACTTTGGCTACCCGCCCTTATCATTTTTATTCTTTCTGTCCTCGCTCGCTTTCTCGTTTTAGGCGGTATACTCCTAGCCGTACCTAAATGGAGAAAAAAGTTTAGTCATTTTTTCTCGATACTTTTTCTTCTTTCTTGGTCTGGTATAAAGGGCTCAATGTCTGTCGTGCTTCTTCTTTGGACCGAAAGTACAAGCGTTGGCCAAAACACCTTTTTAATTTCAGTAGCCTTTGCTACCATACTCCTTTCCCTTATTTTTCAAAGCATTGGAATATATCCTCTATCCCGTATGTTGAAAAAAATAGATAACGCATAG
- a CDS encoding type I restriction endonuclease subunit R translates to MAITFTSESDLEQNLINQLISGESQWTYRKDLNTEDKLWVNFREKLERNNKDILNEVNLTEQEFRQVQNQLKFANFYEASKWLAGENGIAKVQVQREDASLGTVRLRVLNRADIAGGMSSYEVINQFTSFKQSTDDRDRRFDITLLINGLPLIHIELKNRAHSYMEAFRQIKKYLVQGKFTGIFSVLQMFIVSNGSDTRYIAAAQDTKLNEQFLTTWVDSENGPVTSYLEFAQQVLSIPQAHKMITQYTVIDSNKKALILLRPYQIHAIEAVKAASKRQESGYVWHTTGSGKTLTSYKTARNLLQIPSLDKTIFVVDRVDLDQQTTSSFTSYAEHDVIEIDETDNVKDLIKKLLSADRTVVVTTIQKLNHVMKRFEGKEDTPRYKKLKKLRLAFVVDECHRAVSPQKKKEIERFFSHPLWYGYTGTPIFAENAKQAVGNLARTTEEQYGRRLHEYTVKEAIHDKAVLGFQIEYKSTFSDQELDDIVLQVDPDAELSALTELKKEAKIPKSVYEDEKHMLEVIHSILNKSGRKLGFQNGSGKTYDAILTTSSIAQAQRYYSLFKEVVAGEKAISISEKTRSKLPDFPKIAITYSISENEETSVINQDMMEEAIKDYNALFDTNFSVETMRAYNKNVNDRLARKQEKYLFRKEQLDLVIVVDRLLTGFDAPCLSTLFIDRAPMQPHNLIQAFSRTNRLFDRPKHFGQVVTFQTPATYEEKVTDALVLYSNGGENDLLAPVFEEAQKDFKQALEALRQLAVHPESVDELNDGQKKKFAKAYQSLDKAYAAIQVYTEYDESELETDYQITHDEIEEFHGKYINVIEEIKPEIIEDEKIEMDIEYELESVKTEDINYEYILLLIQALVPDYIESEVSPTLDSDSEEIDTYINDLKRINPKLAELMEQLWNDIQEEPESYRGKQVSSLLEEMIQEAIAYQVNRLSKEWAIEESSLAFYVNHYNIKKQKQNGESELKHTSDYESYKTNTENPARRLTYWKETKEAITDMIHEDILPLRRS, encoded by the coding sequence ATGGCTATCACGTTTACTTCTGAGTCAGATTTGGAACAAAATCTCATTAACCAATTAATTAGCGGTGAGTCGCAGTGGACTTATCGGAAAGATTTAAACACAGAAGATAAATTATGGGTAAACTTTCGAGAAAAACTCGAACGTAACAACAAAGATATCTTAAATGAAGTGAACCTGACGGAACAAGAATTCCGTCAGGTTCAAAACCAATTGAAATTTGCTAACTTCTACGAAGCGTCTAAATGGTTAGCAGGTGAAAATGGTATTGCAAAAGTCCAAGTGCAACGAGAAGATGCGTCTCTTGGAACGGTTCGTTTAAGAGTCTTAAATCGTGCTGATATTGCTGGAGGAATGTCTTCGTATGAAGTCATTAATCAATTTACAAGCTTTAAACAAAGCACAGATGATCGAGATCGCCGTTTTGATATCACGTTACTGATCAATGGGTTGCCATTGATTCATATTGAACTAAAAAATAGAGCCCATTCTTATATGGAAGCTTTTCGTCAAATTAAGAAATACCTCGTACAAGGTAAATTTACGGGTATTTTTTCAGTACTTCAAATGTTTATTGTGTCGAACGGCAGTGACACACGCTACATAGCTGCAGCACAAGATACAAAGCTGAATGAACAATTTTTAACGACATGGGTTGATTCAGAGAATGGGCCAGTCACCAGTTACTTAGAGTTTGCTCAACAGGTTTTATCTATTCCGCAAGCACATAAAATGATTACCCAATATACCGTCATTGACAGCAATAAAAAAGCACTCATCTTATTGAGACCCTATCAAATTCATGCGATAGAAGCAGTTAAAGCCGCTTCTAAACGACAAGAGTCGGGTTATGTTTGGCATACAACCGGTTCAGGTAAAACATTAACGTCTTACAAGACAGCTCGTAACTTGCTTCAAATTCCTTCATTAGACAAAACGATTTTTGTTGTTGACCGGGTGGATTTGGACCAACAAACGACGTCTTCCTTTACCTCATATGCCGAACACGATGTGATTGAAATCGATGAGACGGATAACGTAAAAGATTTAATCAAGAAATTACTCTCAGCTGACCGTACGGTTGTGGTCACGACGATCCAAAAATTAAACCATGTCATGAAACGCTTTGAAGGAAAAGAAGACACACCCAGATACAAAAAGTTGAAAAAACTGCGTCTCGCTTTTGTAGTAGATGAATGCCATCGGGCAGTATCGCCACAAAAGAAAAAAGAAATTGAACGCTTTTTCTCTCATCCTCTTTGGTATGGGTATACAGGAACGCCTATTTTTGCTGAAAACGCCAAACAAGCAGTGGGGAACTTAGCTCGTACAACGGAAGAACAATATGGTCGCAGACTACATGAATACACGGTTAAAGAAGCCATTCATGATAAAGCGGTCCTTGGATTCCAAATTGAATACAAGAGTACGTTCTCAGACCAAGAATTAGATGATATCGTCTTACAAGTAGACCCAGATGCAGAACTATCAGCGCTAACGGAACTAAAAAAGGAAGCCAAAATTCCGAAATCCGTTTATGAAGATGAAAAACATATGCTGGAAGTGATTCATTCTATTCTAAACAAATCTGGACGCAAATTAGGCTTTCAAAATGGTTCAGGGAAAACATATGATGCGATCCTAACCACGTCTTCTATTGCGCAAGCCCAACGGTATTATTCCTTATTTAAAGAAGTTGTTGCTGGAGAAAAAGCGATTAGTATTAGTGAGAAGACCAGAAGTAAACTACCCGACTTTCCAAAAATAGCGATCACCTATTCTATTTCTGAAAACGAGGAAACATCGGTTATCAACCAAGACATGATGGAAGAAGCCATTAAAGATTACAATGCTTTATTTGATACGAATTTCTCAGTTGAAACCATGCGTGCTTACAACAAGAACGTGAATGATCGTCTAGCACGTAAACAAGAAAAGTACCTCTTTAGAAAAGAACAACTGGATCTCGTCATTGTAGTCGATCGTTTATTGACGGGCTTTGACGCACCATGTTTGTCGACTTTATTTATTGACCGTGCACCCATGCAACCACATAATCTGATCCAAGCTTTTTCACGCACGAATCGTTTATTTGACCGTCCCAAACACTTCGGTCAAGTGGTTACCTTCCAAACACCTGCAACCTATGAAGAAAAAGTAACCGATGCCCTTGTCTTGTATTCTAATGGTGGTGAGAACGACTTGTTAGCACCTGTATTTGAAGAGGCTCAAAAGGACTTTAAGCAAGCTTTAGAGGCATTGAGACAATTAGCTGTTCATCCTGAATCAGTTGATGAATTAAATGACGGACAGAAAAAGAAATTTGCAAAAGCGTATCAGAGTTTGGATAAAGCTTATGCGGCAATCCAGGTCTACACAGAATATGACGAGTCTGAATTAGAAACAGACTATCAGATCACACATGATGAAATTGAAGAGTTTCATGGGAAATATATCAACGTCATAGAAGAGATCAAACCTGAGATAATTGAAGATGAGAAAATTGAAATGGATATTGAGTATGAACTAGAATCTGTCAAAACAGAGGATATCAATTACGAGTACATCTTACTCTTAATTCAGGCACTTGTTCCAGATTATATCGAATCAGAAGTTAGTCCAACATTAGATTCAGATTCAGAAGAAATTGATACTTATATCAATGATTTGAAACGAATCAATCCTAAACTTGCGGAACTAATGGAGCAGTTATGGAACGATATACAAGAAGAACCAGAAAGTTATCGTGGCAAACAAGTCTCTAGTCTATTGGAAGAGATGATTCAAGAAGCCATAGCTTATCAAGTGAACCGCCTTTCAAAAGAGTGGGCTATAGAAGAAAGTTCATTAGCCTTTTACGTTAATCACTATAATATTAAAAAACAAAAACAAAATGGAGAATCAGAACTGAAGCATACAAGCGATTATGAAAGCTATAAAACCAATACAGAAAACCCAGCCAGACGATTAACGTATTGGAAAGAAACAAAAGAAGCCATCACAGATATGATTCATGAAGATATTTTACCTTTACGTAGATCATAG
- a CDS encoding restriction endonuclease subunit S, whose protein sequence is MININLQSPEIRFSDFYNKWGKKELGEISEINPSSELPDIFEYIDLESVSGTTILAHRTEKKVTAPSRAQRLAQKGDIFYQTVRPYQKNNCLYDLPYDNYVFSTGYAQIRSEHNRYFLFSYLQRERFISTVLKLCTGTSYPSINTKDLSKIKINFPDSIKEQDKIGDLFKYLDEVMTLQQQLLNDHKQLKKAMLQKMFPQKGETVPRVRFPNFTDSWEQRNFLDNINSIIDFRGRTPKKIGLSWSASGYLALSALNVKNGYIDYYADAHYGDKNLYDKWMGGRELKEGQVLFTMEAPMGNVAQVPDNKGYILSQRTVAFNVEESKMTNDFLSILLRSPKVFKELTALSSGGTAKGISQRSLSQLNVKVPIMIEEQTKIGNFFKQLDETIALHENKLETYQELKKAMLQKMFV, encoded by the coding sequence ATGATTAATATAAATTTACAGAGTCCAGAAATTCGATTTAGTGATTTTTATAATAAATGGGGAAAAAAAGAATTAGGAGAAATATCTGAAATTAATCCGTCATCTGAATTACCAGATATATTTGAATATATCGATTTAGAATCGGTTAGTGGAACCACTATTCTAGCACATAGAACAGAAAAAAAAGTAACAGCGCCTTCTCGTGCACAACGATTAGCTCAAAAGGGAGATATTTTTTATCAAACAGTTCGACCTTATCAGAAGAATAATTGTCTGTATGATCTACCATATGATAATTATGTATTCTCAACAGGGTATGCTCAGATTAGATCAGAGCATAATAGATATTTTCTTTTTTCCTATCTTCAAAGAGAAAGATTTATCTCAACGGTTTTAAAATTATGTACTGGTACAAGCTATCCTTCAATTAATACGAAGGATTTATCTAAAATAAAAATAAATTTTCCCGATTCGATTAAGGAACAAGATAAAATTGGTGATCTATTTAAATATTTAGATGAGGTTATGACCCTCCAGCAACAACTTCTTAACGACCATAAACAACTTAAAAAAGCTATGTTGCAAAAGATGTTTCCACAAAAAGGAGAAACCGTTCCAAGAGTAAGATTTCCTAATTTTACTGATAGTTGGGAACAACGTAATTTTCTTGATAATATTAACAGTATAATAGATTTTAGGGGGAGAACCCCTAAGAAAATTGGACTTAGTTGGAGTGCAAGTGGATATTTAGCATTATCCGCTCTAAATGTGAAGAACGGCTATATAGATTATTATGCAGATGCCCATTATGGAGATAAGAACTTGTACGATAAATGGATGGGTGGCCGAGAATTAAAGGAAGGCCAAGTATTATTCACAATGGAAGCACCAATGGGTAATGTTGCGCAAGTTCCTGATAATAAAGGCTACATACTCAGCCAAAGAACAGTAGCATTTAATGTTGAGGAGAGTAAGATGACTAATGATTTTCTTAGTATATTATTGCGATCGCCAAAAGTATTTAAAGAGTTAACAGCTCTTTCAAGTGGAGGAACAGCTAAGGGAATCAGCCAAAGATCTCTTTCTCAATTAAATGTAAAAGTTCCTATAATGATAGAAGAACAAACTAAAATTGGTAATTTCTTTAAACAATTAGATGAAACTATTGCTCTACACGAAAACAAATTAGAAACCTATCAAGAACTAAAAAAAGCTATGCTACAAAAGATGTTCGTTTAA
- a CDS encoding type I restriction-modification system subunit M translates to MAEKIEKNSKTLYQALWNSADILRSKMDANEYKSYLLGLVFYKYLSDNMLRYVSVLLEEPTEDLEIAQNLYVKACQDSDIMEDLLDELQDEFSYTIEPQLTFTAQITAIHDGSFQLEDLVQGFRDIEQSSEIFENLFEDIDLYSKKLGTTPQKQNQTISDVMKELAVLNMAGHAGDVLGDAYEYLIGQFASESGKKAGEFYTPQPVAKLMTQIVLQGKENQKGFSVYDPTMGSGSLLLNAKKHSTEPGTISYFGQELNTSTYNLARMNMILHGVSTANQQLHNADTLDQDWPTEEPTNFDAVLMNPPYSANWSADKGFLEDVRYSTYGVLAPKSKADFAFLLHGFYHLKDTGVMTIVLPHGVLFRGGAEGKIRKSLLDNGAIDTVIGLPANIFFNTSIPTTVIVLKKDRPTKDVLFIDASQEFDKVKTQNTLNDEHINTILDTYSKRENVEKYAYVAQFEEIVENDYNLNIPRYVDTFEEEEEIPLEKISTNIQQTKKELENAENELFGMLKELHGTTEEADKELKGFISQLITMGDKND, encoded by the coding sequence ATGGCAGAAAAAATAGAAAAAAATTCAAAAACACTTTATCAAGCACTTTGGAATTCAGCAGATATTCTACGTTCAAAAATGGACGCAAATGAATATAAAAGTTATTTATTAGGATTGGTCTTTTATAAATACCTCTCTGATAATATGCTTCGCTATGTATCTGTTTTATTAGAAGAACCGACAGAAGATTTAGAAATAGCCCAAAATCTATATGTAAAAGCTTGTCAAGATAGTGATATCATGGAAGATTTGTTAGATGAATTACAAGATGAGTTTTCTTATACGATTGAACCACAATTAACCTTCACGGCTCAAATTACTGCTATCCATGATGGCTCTTTTCAACTAGAAGACTTGGTACAAGGTTTCCGTGATATTGAACAATCGAGTGAGATATTTGAGAATCTTTTTGAAGATATTGACTTATATTCTAAAAAATTAGGAACAACACCTCAAAAGCAAAATCAAACAATTTCTGATGTTATGAAAGAATTAGCTGTTTTAAATATGGCAGGACATGCAGGAGATGTATTAGGGGATGCTTATGAGTACTTAATCGGTCAATTTGCTTCCGAATCAGGTAAAAAAGCAGGAGAATTTTATACGCCACAACCGGTTGCAAAACTAATGACTCAAATTGTGCTTCAAGGAAAAGAAAATCAAAAAGGATTTTCTGTTTATGATCCAACAATGGGTTCAGGCTCTTTGTTGTTGAATGCAAAAAAACACTCTACTGAACCAGGTACGATTTCTTACTTTGGCCAAGAATTAAATACGTCTACGTATAACTTAGCTCGTATGAATATGATCCTTCATGGTGTATCAACTGCAAACCAACAATTGCATAATGCAGATACCTTAGATCAAGATTGGCCAACGGAAGAACCAACAAACTTTGACGCTGTTCTAATGAATCCGCCGTATTCTGCAAATTGGTCTGCTGATAAAGGATTCTTAGAAGATGTCCGCTATTCAACTTACGGCGTCTTAGCACCGAAATCAAAAGCAGACTTTGCATTCTTACTACACGGTTTCTATCACTTAAAAGATACAGGTGTCATGACTATTGTTTTACCTCATGGCGTTCTTTTTAGAGGAGGAGCTGAAGGTAAGATTAGAAAAAGTTTACTAGATAATGGTGCTATTGATACGGTCATTGGCTTACCAGCTAATATTTTTTTTAACACATCAATTCCAACTACGGTTATTGTTTTGAAAAAAGATCGACCAACAAAAGATGTTTTGTTTATCGACGCTTCTCAAGAATTTGATAAAGTAAAAACTCAAAACACTTTAAACGATGAACATATCAACACTATATTAGATACCTACAGTAAACGTGAGAATGTAGAAAAATATGCTTATGTAGCTCAATTTGAAGAGATAGTAGAAAATGACTATAACTTAAACATCCCTAGATACGTTGATACGTTTGAAGAAGAAGAAGAGATTCCGTTAGAAAAAATTTCTACGAATATTCAGCAAACTAAAAAAGAATTAGAGAACGCAGAAAATGAACTGTTTGGTATGCTAAAAGAATTACACGGAACAACAGAAGAAGCAGACAAAGAGTTGAAAGGATTTATTTCTCAATTAATTACTATGGGTGACAAGAATGATTAA
- a CDS encoding ATP-binding protein, whose amino-acid sequence MQLKKYYSNQNQGNYYLGLISSVNRKNANLQIENYSLLQSRFISGNAIVPNTIDYYVVIESILGLFIGNVYQTSIKNSDNVHRALDEGKMNEILPDIQLDIVGFKPNYSKEFEMPGFNTVGVGDKVYVANNEILKIFLSSLHVNAEQIHLPSIGKINNLKNVDFSIGPNTLMNRHLMVIGSTGSGKSTSALTILEKMIESKKKIIIIDPTGEYKESFFNTEIIKITLGEDTTISTDKLTLSQWAILFEANSNSQPAVLADAIVSLRYQNQIGEKNTFVKDGRSVSSVHGYLSQVKTDGFDLSLLSEQVKEESVKINSKDNFYLDNFVFNSNRFLVQKIDYKLQNTSLSNFFNDTGKNDLIVSLEDFLNNDTCLYIDSSKIGTTDGVGGMIVDLIANYLLNKANKDKPFVFFLDEAHRYTKNIISSDHEFYTGLVSIAREGRKNGQYLLLTTQSPADVSKVLLGQIGSLLIHRLTHQDELNAINNFVDVSLLYKIKKLGQGEAILCSVNLLQNIVLKMNKSKREHFNDSPEL is encoded by the coding sequence ATGCAACTGAAAAAATATTATTCAAATCAAAATCAAGGTAATTACTATCTAGGCTTAATATCTTCTGTAAACAGAAAAAATGCTAATTTACAAATTGAAAACTACTCTTTATTACAATCCCGCTTTATATCAGGAAATGCTATTGTGCCAAATACTATAGATTATTATGTTGTTATTGAGTCAATTTTAGGTTTGTTTATAGGAAATGTTTATCAAACGAGCATAAAAAATTCTGATAATGTACATCGTGCATTAGATGAAGGGAAAATGAACGAAATTTTACCAGATATTCAGTTAGATATAGTTGGATTTAAACCTAACTATAGTAAAGAGTTTGAGATGCCTGGTTTTAATACGGTTGGAGTAGGCGACAAAGTTTATGTGGCCAATAATGAAATATTGAAAATTTTTCTATCATCTTTACACGTAAATGCAGAGCAAATTCATCTTCCAAGTATTGGTAAAATTAATAACTTGAAAAATGTAGATTTTTCTATTGGCCCTAATACATTAATGAATAGACATCTGATGGTAATTGGGTCGACAGGTAGTGGTAAAAGCACTTCGGCATTAACGATACTAGAAAAAATGATCGAGAGTAAAAAAAAGATTATTATTATTGATCCCACAGGTGAATATAAAGAATCTTTTTTTAATACTGAAATAATAAAAATAACGTTAGGAGAAGACACTACTATATCTACTGATAAATTGACATTATCACAATGGGCTATTTTATTTGAAGCTAATAGTAATAGTCAACCCGCTGTTTTAGCTGATGCTATAGTATCATTGCGATATCAGAATCAAATAGGCGAAAAAAATACTTTTGTTAAGGACGGTAGAAGTGTTAGCTCAGTCCATGGTTATTTATCACAAGTTAAAACTGATGGTTTTGACTTATCTCTATTATCTGAGCAAGTAAAAGAAGAGTCTGTTAAAATTAATTCTAAAGATAATTTTTATTTAGACAATTTTGTATTTAATAGTAATAGGTTTTTAGTACAAAAAATCGACTATAAATTACAAAATACTAGTCTAAGTAATTTTTTTAATGATACTGGAAAAAATGACTTAATAGTTTCTTTAGAAGACTTTTTAAATAATGATACCTGTCTATATATTGATTCTTCGAAAATTGGTACTACTGATGGAGTAGGCGGAATGATAGTTGATCTAATAGCTAACTATTTGTTAAATAAAGCCAATAAAGATAAACCATTCGTATTTTTCTTAGATGAAGCTCATAGATACACTAAAAATATAATCTCGTCCGATCATGAGTTTTATACAGGACTGGTTTCAATAGCAAGAGAAGGAAGAAAAAACGGACAATATTTATTATTAACCACTCAAAGTCCTGCTGATGTTTCAAAAGTATTACTTGGTCAAATAGGGTCACTACTTATTCATCGTTTAACCCATCAAGATGAATTAAATGCTATTAATAATTTTGTTGATGTAAGTCTACTTTATAAGATAAAAAAGTTAGGTCAAGGAGAAGCAATATTATGTAGTGTAAATTTACTTCAAAATATTGTACTGAAAATGAACAAATCAAAAAGAGAACACTTTAACGATTCTCCAGAATTATAA
- a CDS encoding SIR2 family protein: MTENNSTTWLLSPDLILTESTDEDGEKVFKRDDIILKKEDDTGNTDMYDFQIRIKELVSQFVNRSFEKIILLAGSGSSVTGDQNNVLGKTMADLVSSVISELESNSSYFNIEEICIMIKYPFFHQEGKVDSSRINLENLLSTIYRFEPFVLVKKEKKYQRTKKRILEVIKNETSYDYDQELLKHTSVINSLSNRVKAPYKLSVVTTNYDTMFEQAADEIDYTVIDGFTHSLDPYFNADEFEWNLVKNISNVKTKELEYRPNTIDLLKIHGSLTWEREENKIFRRTKNIVDKPILIFPSSNKYAQSYEEPYFDLFAKFQELLSKNNTLLITTGFSFGDSHITTMVERAVKRNQGICMLVTDFNIDQNGEGWQTIKKLTDSKFPVLFLKASFNNLPDYLG, encoded by the coding sequence ATGACCGAAAATAATTCTACGACATGGCTGTTATCACCTGATTTGATTCTAACTGAAAGTACTGATGAAGATGGAGAAAAAGTCTTTAAAAGAGATGATATTATTTTGAAAAAGGAAGATGATACTGGAAATACTGATATGTACGATTTCCAAATAAGAATCAAAGAACTAGTTTCACAATTTGTTAATAGAAGTTTTGAAAAAATAATACTGTTAGCGGGATCAGGATCTTCAGTTACCGGAGATCAAAATAATGTTTTAGGTAAAACTATGGCTGATTTAGTAAGTTCTGTAATAAGTGAATTAGAATCAAATAGCAGTTATTTTAATATCGAAGAAATTTGTATTATGATCAAATATCCTTTTTTTCATCAGGAAGGTAAAGTAGATTCTAGCAGAATTAATCTAGAAAATCTACTATCTACTATTTATAGATTTGAACCATTTGTTCTTGTAAAAAAAGAAAAGAAATACCAAAGAACAAAAAAAAGAATATTAGAAGTTATAAAGAATGAGACAAGTTACGATTACGATCAAGAGCTTTTGAAGCATACAAGTGTTATTAACAGTCTTTCCAATAGGGTTAAAGCCCCATATAAATTATCAGTCGTTACTACTAATTATGATACTATGTTTGAACAAGCAGCTGATGAAATTGATTATACTGTTATAGATGGGTTTACTCATTCTTTAGATCCTTATTTTAATGCAGATGAATTTGAATGGAACTTAGTTAAAAATATATCTAATGTTAAGACTAAAGAACTAGAATATAGGCCTAATACAATTGATCTATTAAAAATTCATGGTTCACTAACTTGGGAGCGAGAGGAGAATAAAATTTTTCGAAGAACTAAAAATATTGTGGATAAGCCAATACTGATTTTTCCAAGTTCAAATAAGTATGCTCAATCATATGAGGAGCCTTATTTTGATTTATTCGCTAAGTTTCAAGAATTATTATCAAAAAATAATACTTTATTAATTACTACTGGTTTTAGTTTTGGGGACTCACACATTACAACGATGGTAGAAAGAGCTGTGAAACGCAATCAGGGTATTTGTATGCTAGTAACAGATTTTAATATAGATCAAAATGGAGAGGGATGGCAAACGATTAAGAAGTTAACAGATTCTAAATTTCCTGTATTATTTCTAAAAGCTTCTTTTAATAATTTGCCTGATTACTTAGGGTGA